The Gillisia sp. Hel_I_86 genome has a segment encoding these proteins:
- a CDS encoding ferritin-like domain-containing protein: MKYSEEVANKLNELLEKNYDAEKGYKFAAEKVKNPQLQSFFNERAKERYDFGHELKTEIRNFGEAPEKGSSWTGDAHRAWMNLKTSFSSDKEEAVLEEAIRGEKAAVEEYNEVLKDTSLPPSTGNVLMKQRDAISSSLNKVKAMENWEDNK, translated from the coding sequence ATGAAATATTCTGAAGAAGTTGCAAATAAATTGAATGAGTTACTGGAAAAGAATTATGACGCCGAAAAAGGATATAAATTTGCTGCTGAAAAAGTGAAAAATCCTCAATTGCAGTCATTTTTTAATGAAAGGGCCAAAGAGCGCTATGATTTTGGACATGAATTAAAGACTGAAATCAGAAATTTTGGTGAAGCGCCGGAAAAAGGTTCTAGTTGGACAGGTGATGCTCACCGCGCTTGGATGAATCTTAAAACCAGTTTCTCTTCAGATAAAGAAGAAGCCGTTTTAGAAGAAGCAATTCGAGGAGAAAAAGCTGCTGTAGAAGAATATAATGAAGTATTGAAAGACACTAGTTTACCTCCTTCTACAGGAAATGTACTTATGAAGCAAAGAGATGCTATTTCTTCTTCATTGAACAAAGTGAAAGCCATGGAAAATTGGGAGGATAACAAATAA
- a CDS encoding DUF58 domain-containing protein produces the protein MLEQEVQKSSGFINLELLARQVVEGFISGIHKSPFHGFSAEFAEHKIYNNGESTKHIDWKLYAKTDKLYTKRYEEETNLRCHLIIDNSSSMHFPIMKSFKRDSLNKIGFSALAAASLMQILKRQRDAVGLSVYSDNYDFYAPEKGSERHHHMLLNELDSIVANPVQNRTTDSYSYLHQIAEKLKRRSLVFLFTDMFQEDKEEAELFEALKHLKYNKHEVVLFHVIDKKKEVNFEFDNAPKRFTDVESGVHLDIYAENLKEPYQNSVETYFNMLKLQCAKYRIKYVQADIGGSFEKILTTYLVERQKFAG, from the coding sequence ATGTTAGAACAGGAAGTCCAAAAATCCAGTGGGTTCATCAATTTGGAATTATTGGCCAGACAAGTGGTAGAAGGTTTTATTTCCGGAATTCATAAAAGTCCGTTTCATGGCTTTTCCGCAGAATTTGCCGAGCATAAAATTTACAATAATGGTGAAAGCACAAAGCATATAGACTGGAAACTATATGCCAAGACTGATAAGTTATATACAAAACGATATGAGGAAGAGACCAATTTAAGGTGTCATTTAATAATAGATAATTCTTCCTCTATGCACTTCCCTATAATGAAAAGCTTCAAAAGGGACTCATTAAATAAAATTGGTTTTTCAGCGCTGGCAGCAGCTTCCCTAATGCAAATTTTAAAGCGTCAGCGAGATGCCGTTGGTTTGAGCGTGTATAGCGACAATTACGATTTTTATGCCCCAGAGAAGGGCAGTGAGCGGCACCACCATATGCTGTTGAACGAATTGGATAGTATAGTTGCCAATCCAGTACAAAATAGGACTACAGATAGTTATTCATATTTGCATCAGATCGCAGAGAAATTAAAAAGAAGGTCTTTGGTATTTCTTTTTACAGATATGTTTCAGGAAGATAAAGAGGAAGCTGAATTGTTTGAAGCTTTAAAACATCTTAAATATAATAAGCATGAAGTGGTGCTTTTTCATGTCATAGATAAGAAAAAAGAAGTCAATTTCGAATTTGATAATGCTCCAAAACGATTTACAGATGTAGAATCGGGAGTTCATTTGGATATTTATGCTGAAAATTTGAAAGAACCTTATCAAAATTCAGTCGAAACATACTTCAATATGCTCAAATTGCAATGTGCAAAATACCGCATAAAGTACGTGCAGGCCGATATTGGCGGGAGTTTTGAAAAAATTTTAACCACCTATTTGGTTGAGAGACAAAAATTTGCAGGGTAG
- the trxA gene encoding thioredoxin: MALEITDANFEETVLKSEKPVMVDFWAAWCGPCRMVGPIIEDISKDYDGKAIVGKLDVDANQEFAAKYGVRNIPTVLIFQNGEVVGRQVGVAPKNTYAEALDALL; the protein is encoded by the coding sequence ATGGCTTTAGAAATAACAGATGCTAATTTTGAAGAAACCGTATTAAAAAGTGAAAAACCAGTAATGGTTGATTTTTGGGCGGCATGGTGTGGACCTTGTAGAATGGTTGGACCAATTATAGAAGATATCAGTAAAGATTACGACGGAAAAGCTATCGTAGGAAAGCTGGATGTAGATGCTAACCAAGAATTTGCAGCTAAATATGGTGTGAGAAATATTCCAACAGTACTTATATTCCAAAACGGGGAAGTTGTGGGACGTCAAGTTGGGGTTGCACCTAAGAACACATATGCCGAGGCATTGGACGCTCTTTTATAG
- a CDS encoding 30S ribosomal protein S16, whose translation MPVKIRLQRHGKKGKPFYWIVAADSRAKRDGKYLEKIGIYNPNTNPATIEVDVDGAVKWLQNGAQPTDTARAILSYKGALLKNHLAGGVRKGALTEEQAEEKFKTWLDEKEGSVSSKEESLTKAQEDAKKKALDAEKEVNAKRMAASAEAETAAAEEVAEETEVEATEASSEENKEA comes from the coding sequence ATGCCTGTAAAAATAAGATTACAAAGACACGGTAAAAAAGGGAAGCCATTTTACTGGATTGTTGCTGCGGATTCTCGCGCAAAGAGAGATGGTAAATACTTGGAAAAAATTGGTATCTACAATCCAAATACAAACCCTGCAACTATAGAAGTAGATGTAGATGGTGCTGTAAAATGGTTACAAAATGGAGCACAGCCAACAGATACGGCGCGTGCAATTCTTTCTTACAAAGGTGCCCTTCTTAAAAATCACCTTGCTGGTGGAGTTAGAAAAGGAGCTTTAACCGAAGAGCAAGCTGAGGAGAAATTTAAAACTTGGCTGGACGAAAAAGAAGGATCTGTTTCTTCTAAGGAAGAGTCTTTAACAAAAGCACAAGAGGATGCCAAGAAAAAAGCCCTAGATGCGGAAAAAGAAGTGAACGCTAAGCGTATGGCGGCATCAGCTGAGGCTGAAACTGCAGCTGCTGAAGAGGTTGCGGAAGAAACTGAAGTTGAGGCTACTGAAGCTTCTTCTGAGGAGAACAAAGAAGCTTAA
- the rimM gene encoding ribosome maturation factor RimM (Essential for efficient processing of 16S rRNA), with translation MLKEECFYLGKIVSKFSFKGEVLIKLDTDEPEEYTEMESVFVDYNENLVPFFIERSGLHRSTLLRVKFEDVDTEEDAEDIMKCDVYLPLNQLPELDGDKFYFHEIIGFTVEDIHYGTVGKITAINDSTAQSLFEIDKDGKQVLIPLNDEFIEKLDKKNKIIFVNTPEGLIDLYLD, from the coding sequence ATGCTTAAAGAAGAATGTTTCTATTTAGGAAAGATCGTTAGTAAATTTAGTTTTAAAGGGGAGGTATTAATTAAACTTGATACCGATGAACCTGAAGAATACACTGAAATGGAATCGGTTTTCGTTGATTACAACGAAAACTTGGTTCCATTTTTTATTGAAAGAAGCGGACTTCACCGAAGTACTTTGCTTCGAGTAAAATTTGAAGATGTAGATACCGAAGAGGATGCAGAAGATATCATGAAATGTGATGTTTACCTTCCACTAAATCAGCTTCCAGAATTGGATGGTGATAAATTCTATTTCCACGAGATCATTGGGTTTACTGTAGAAGACATTCATTATGGTACGGTTGGAAAAATAACTGCCATCAACGATAGCACTGCTCAATCTTTATTTGAGATCGACAAAGATGGAAAACAAGTCCTTATCCCGCTAAACGATGAGTTTATCGAGAAACTGGACAAGAAAAATAAGATCATTTTTGTTAATACCCCAGAAGGTCTTATAGATCTATACCTAGACTAA
- a CDS encoding acyl-CoA dehydrogenase family protein translates to MKPDLFQAPDYYNLDDLLTEEHKMVRDAAREWVKRDVSPIIEEAAQEAKFPKSIIKGLAEIGAFGPYIPEEYGGAGLDQISYGLIMQEIERGDSGVRSTASVQSSLVMYPIYKYGSEEQRKKYLPKLASGEFMGCFGLTEPDHGSNPSGMVTNFKDKGDHYLLNGAKLWISNSPFADIAVVWAKNEEGRIHGLIVERGMEGFSTPETHNKWSLRASATGELIFDNVKIPKENLLPNKSGLGAPLGCLDSARFGIAWGAIGAAMDCYDTALRYAKERVQFGKPIASFQLQQKKLAEMITEITKAQLLAWRLGVLRNEGKATSAQISMAKRNNVDMALKIAREARQVLGAMGITGDYSIMRHMMNLESVITYEGTHDIHLLITGLDITGIPAFS, encoded by the coding sequence ATGAAACCAGATTTATTCCAAGCGCCAGATTATTACAATCTGGATGATCTTTTAACCGAAGAACATAAAATGGTACGTGACGCTGCTCGCGAATGGGTAAAGCGTGACGTATCTCCTATTATAGAAGAGGCTGCTCAAGAAGCAAAATTTCCAAAATCCATTATTAAAGGCCTTGCCGAAATAGGTGCTTTTGGCCCATATATTCCAGAAGAATATGGTGGGGCTGGATTAGATCAGATTTCCTACGGACTTATAATGCAGGAGATTGAACGTGGGGATAGTGGAGTTAGGTCTACTGCTTCTGTTCAATCTTCTTTGGTGATGTATCCTATATACAAATACGGAAGTGAAGAGCAACGCAAAAAATATTTGCCAAAATTAGCTTCAGGGGAATTCATGGGATGTTTTGGACTTACAGAACCAGATCACGGATCGAATCCAAGTGGCATGGTTACCAATTTTAAAGACAAAGGGGATCATTACTTATTAAATGGAGCCAAGCTTTGGATCTCCAACTCTCCGTTTGCAGATATCGCTGTGGTTTGGGCGAAAAACGAAGAAGGAAGAATCCACGGACTTATTGTTGAACGCGGAATGGAAGGCTTCTCTACGCCTGAAACTCACAATAAATGGTCTTTACGCGCAAGTGCCACAGGAGAATTGATATTTGATAATGTAAAAATTCCGAAGGAAAACCTACTTCCAAATAAATCTGGATTGGGAGCCCCACTTGGCTGTTTGGATTCTGCAAGATTTGGGATCGCGTGGGGAGCTATTGGAGCTGCCATGGATTGTTATGATACTGCCCTTAGATATGCAAAAGAACGTGTTCAATTTGGAAAACCAATTGCCAGTTTCCAATTGCAACAAAAGAAATTGGCAGAGATGATCACCGAGATCACGAAAGCACAGTTATTGGCTTGGAGATTGGGTGTATTAAGGAATGAAGGAAAGGCAACTTCAGCTCAGATCTCAATGGCAAAAAGGAATAATGTGGATATGGCTCTAAAAATTGCTCGTGAAGCCAGACAAGTACTAGGTGCCATGGGGATTACCGGAGATTATAGTATTATGCGCCATATGATGAACCTAGAAAGTGTGATCACTTATGAAGGCACCCATGATATTCACTTATTAATTACAGGTTTGGATATTACCGGAATTCCAGCATTTAGTTAA
- a CDS encoding tRNA1(Val) (adenine(37)-N6)-methyltransferase, which produces METPFRFKEFSIAQDKCAMKIGTDGVLLGAWTPISPEVNSILDIGAGTGIIALMLAQRSAAETIDALEIDEDAYEQAVGNFENSPWGDRLFCYHAAFDEFVEEMQDEKYDLIVSNPPFFANTTASENATSRETARSQASLPFEELLQGVSQLLSENGTFSIIIPKEEESAIVEIASINKLYPNKITEVKGTAASKVKRSLITFQFLQKEIERDLLILEESRHKYTPQYKKMVAPFYLKL; this is translated from the coding sequence TTGGAAACCCCTTTTCGTTTTAAAGAATTCAGCATTGCTCAGGACAAATGCGCCATGAAAATTGGTACAGATGGTGTCTTGCTGGGTGCTTGGACTCCTATTTCTCCTGAAGTCAACTCCATTTTAGATATTGGTGCCGGCACTGGGATTATCGCCCTGATGCTTGCACAACGTAGTGCTGCAGAAACTATTGATGCCCTCGAGATAGATGAAGATGCGTATGAGCAAGCTGTAGGGAATTTCGAGAACAGCCCGTGGGGAGATCGGTTATTTTGTTACCACGCCGCTTTCGACGAATTTGTTGAGGAAATGCAAGATGAAAAATACGATCTCATTGTAAGTAATCCACCTTTCTTCGCTAACACAACTGCTTCAGAAAATGCCACTTCTCGCGAAACCGCCAGATCTCAAGCTTCCCTTCCGTTCGAAGAATTACTTCAAGGTGTATCGCAATTACTTTCAGAAAATGGAACTTTCAGCATAATAATCCCTAAAGAAGAAGAATCTGCAATTGTAGAAATCGCTTCCATAAATAAGCTCTATCCAAATAAGATTACTGAAGTAAAAGGAACAGCAGCTTCAAAAGTGAAACGCAGTTTGATCACTTTCCAATTTCTTCAGAAGGAAATAGAAAGAGATCTATTAATCTTAGAAGAAAGTAGACACAAGTACACTCCGCAGTATAAAAAAATGGTAGCCCCGTTTTACCTTAAATTATAA
- the dnaE gene encoding DNA polymerase III subunit alpha has product MYLIFDTETTGLPKKWDAPLTDSDNWPRCIQIAWQLHDEMGNLVEHQDYLVQPKGFNIPFDAEKIHGISTELAQQEGLPLQEVLGKFQKALQRSKFIVGQNVGFDLNIMGAEFLREGLENPMESFPVLDTCTEKTAELCKLPGGRYGRFKLPTLTELHQELFDQPFSEAHNATADVEATTRCFLELIRKENFTKQELQVSEDYFENFQKENPEPFQLIGLKHINLKKASAKIREQLQKLEKVDEVSTEEIEENLEKLDEVRFSHLHNHSQFSILQSTISISNLIEAATKENMPAVALTDHGNMMGAFHFVKEVGNYNKAIKSLNAASIEKGEPATAKELKAILGCEFFVCEDHLDKSRKDNGYQIVILAKNKNGYHNLAKMASIAYVNGFYYLPRIDRKVIDQYKEDLIVLTGNLYGEVPGKILNVGENQAEEALLWWKETFGEDLYIELMRHDLEEENRVNEVLVKLAKKHQVKTVATNNTYYCAKEDANAHDILLCVKEGEKQATPIGRGRGYRYGLPNNEFYFKSDFEMKSLFKDLPEAISNIQEVVDKIEPFELARDVLLPAFDIPEEFLDEEDVNNGGKRGENAYLRHLTYEGAKERYGDLSEDIKARLDFELSVIENTGYPGYFLITEDFIRAAREMDVSVGPGRGSAAGSAVAYCLKITNIDPIKYDLLFERFLNPDRVSMPDIDIDFDDEGRSRVMDYVIKKYGSNQVAQIITYGTMAAKSSIRDTARVLDLPLHESDRIAKLIPTMSKLGKIFGKDAKELKKMFRSEDLEKVNELLNIADGDDLQAQTLNQARILEGSVRNTGIHACGVIITPSDITNFVPVALAKDSDLYVTQFDNSVVESAGLLKMDFLGLKTLTLIKDTVKIVKGRHGIVLDPDTFPLDDEKTYELFQRGETVGIFQYESPGMQKHMKDLKPTVFGDLIAMNALYRPGPMEYIPSFIARKHGNEEIAYDLPGMDEYLKETYGITVYQEQVMLLSQKLAGFTKGEADVLRKAMGKKIFALLEQLKPKFLDGGEEKGHPREILEKVWKDWEAFAAYAFNKSHSTCYAWIAYQTAYLKAHYPAEYMAAVLSNNMSDIKQVTFFMEECKRMKLKVLGPDVNESFHKFSVNKENAVRFGMGAVKGVGSGAVATIVENRKTEQGPYKSIFDMAKRLDLRAANKKALENLALAGGFDGFGNHRAQYFHDEGDGITFLEKVIKYAVKFQENENSSQVSLFGEASDVQIPEPVVPPCEEWGGIGKLKREKEVVGIYISGHPLDDFKSEIHYFCNSKVSDFKEQEKYVNSELSFGGVISEVQHRTSKMGKGWAAFSVEDYWDSYEFRIFGEEYLKYQHFLVPNAFVYIKAFIKEGWTNKDTGSKGEPRIQFNNFQLLHDIMDIYARKLTIQLDINELKEENIDSLKDIFRTHKGDHNLHFIIYEMKELIKLNLTSRKQKVKISQELLNALEEEQVKYKLN; this is encoded by the coding sequence ATGTATTTAATTTTTGATACCGAAACTACTGGATTACCGAAAAAATGGGACGCCCCATTAACAGATTCCGACAACTGGCCTCGTTGTATTCAAATAGCTTGGCAATTGCATGACGAAATGGGGAATTTGGTGGAGCATCAAGACTACTTGGTGCAACCCAAAGGTTTCAACATTCCGTTCGACGCAGAGAAAATTCATGGAATTTCTACTGAATTAGCTCAACAAGAGGGATTGCCTCTTCAAGAAGTATTGGGGAAATTTCAGAAAGCCTTGCAACGTTCAAAATTTATTGTGGGTCAAAATGTGGGCTTCGACCTTAATATAATGGGTGCCGAATTCCTAAGAGAAGGATTGGAAAATCCGATGGAATCATTTCCTGTATTAGATACCTGTACCGAAAAAACTGCTGAGTTGTGTAAACTTCCTGGGGGGAGATATGGAAGATTTAAGCTTCCAACCCTTACAGAACTGCATCAGGAATTATTTGATCAGCCTTTTTCTGAAGCGCATAATGCCACTGCCGATGTAGAGGCTACAACCCGTTGTTTTTTGGAATTAATTAGAAAAGAAAATTTTACAAAGCAAGAACTTCAGGTTTCCGAAGATTATTTTGAGAATTTCCAGAAAGAAAATCCGGAACCATTTCAACTTATTGGCTTAAAACACATCAACCTTAAAAAAGCTTCGGCTAAAATAAGGGAACAGCTTCAAAAGCTTGAAAAAGTAGATGAGGTAAGCACCGAGGAGATAGAGGAAAATCTTGAGAAACTGGATGAAGTACGTTTTTCACACCTTCATAACCACTCTCAATTTTCAATATTGCAATCTACAATTAGTATTTCCAATCTAATAGAAGCTGCAACCAAGGAAAATATGCCCGCTGTTGCGCTTACAGATCATGGGAACATGATGGGAGCTTTTCATTTTGTAAAAGAAGTGGGGAACTATAACAAAGCTATAAAATCCCTAAATGCAGCTTCCATAGAAAAAGGGGAGCCGGCAACTGCAAAAGAATTAAAAGCGATTCTTGGATGTGAATTTTTTGTGTGTGAAGATCATTTGGATAAAAGCCGAAAAGATAACGGATATCAGATAGTAATTCTTGCCAAGAACAAAAATGGTTATCACAATCTTGCAAAAATGGCATCTATCGCCTATGTCAATGGCTTTTACTATCTACCTAGAATAGATAGAAAAGTTATTGACCAATATAAAGAAGACCTTATTGTACTTACCGGAAATCTCTACGGTGAAGTTCCCGGGAAGATCCTGAATGTTGGAGAAAACCAGGCAGAAGAAGCTTTGCTTTGGTGGAAAGAGACTTTTGGTGAAGATTTGTATATAGAATTAATGCGTCATGATCTCGAGGAGGAAAATCGTGTGAACGAGGTATTGGTTAAATTGGCAAAGAAGCATCAGGTGAAAACTGTTGCAACAAATAACACCTATTACTGCGCAAAAGAGGATGCCAATGCGCACGATATTTTATTGTGTGTAAAAGAGGGAGAGAAACAGGCCACTCCAATAGGAAGAGGACGTGGTTATAGATATGGGTTGCCTAATAATGAGTTTTATTTCAAGTCAGATTTCGAAATGAAAAGCTTGTTCAAGGACCTGCCGGAAGCTATTTCCAATATTCAGGAAGTAGTAGATAAGATCGAGCCTTTTGAACTTGCCAGGGATGTACTTTTGCCTGCCTTCGATATTCCTGAAGAATTTTTGGATGAAGAAGATGTCAATAATGGCGGGAAACGTGGTGAAAATGCCTATTTAAGGCACCTTACCTATGAAGGTGCCAAGGAACGTTATGGGGATCTTTCAGAAGATATTAAAGCAAGGCTGGATTTTGAGCTTTCTGTAATTGAAAATACAGGGTATCCCGGATATTTCTTGATCACGGAAGATTTTATACGTGCAGCACGGGAAATGGATGTTTCGGTGGGTCCTGGTCGTGGGTCTGCTGCAGGAAGTGCGGTGGCTTATTGTTTAAAGATCACCAATATAGATCCAATTAAGTACGACCTTCTTTTTGAGCGGTTCCTGAATCCAGATCGTGTAAGTATGCCCGATATCGATATCGATTTTGATGATGAAGGCAGGAGCAGGGTTATGGATTATGTGATCAAGAAATATGGTTCCAATCAGGTGGCTCAAATCATCACTTATGGTACCATGGCTGCTAAATCCTCCATTCGGGATACCGCCAGGGTTTTGGATCTTCCACTGCATGAATCGGACAGGATAGCTAAGTTGATCCCTACCATGTCCAAATTAGGGAAGATTTTTGGCAAGGATGCTAAGGAGCTTAAAAAAATGTTCCGAAGTGAGGACCTTGAAAAAGTAAATGAACTTCTAAATATCGCAGACGGGGACGATCTGCAAGCGCAAACCCTAAATCAGGCCCGAATTTTAGAAGGTTCTGTAAGAAACACGGGAATTCATGCATGCGGGGTAATTATTACCCCAAGTGATATTACCAACTTTGTTCCGGTGGCACTTGCAAAGGATTCAGATCTATATGTTACCCAGTTTGATAACTCGGTGGTAGAAAGTGCCGGGCTATTAAAAATGGACTTTTTGGGGTTGAAGACCCTTACTTTAATAAAAGACACGGTTAAAATTGTAAAGGGAAGACACGGTATTGTTTTGGATCCTGACACTTTTCCGCTGGACGATGAAAAGACGTACGAGTTGTTCCAGCGTGGAGAAACGGTTGGAATCTTTCAATATGAATCCCCCGGAATGCAAAAACACATGAAGGATTTGAAGCCTACGGTGTTTGGGGATCTTATCGCCATGAATGCCCTGTACCGGCCGGGACCAATGGAATATATCCCAAGTTTTATTGCCAGAAAGCACGGAAATGAAGAAATAGCCTATGACCTTCCCGGGATGGATGAATATCTTAAGGAAACATACGGGATTACAGTGTACCAAGAGCAAGTGATGTTGCTTTCTCAAAAATTGGCAGGATTTACAAAAGGTGAAGCCGATGTTTTAAGGAAAGCGATGGGTAAAAAGATCTTTGCTTTACTGGAACAATTGAAGCCAAAATTTCTAGATGGGGGAGAGGAGAAAGGGCATCCTAGAGAGATCTTGGAAAAAGTGTGGAAAGATTGGGAAGCCTTCGCGGCGTATGCCTTCAACAAATCTCACTCTACCTGTTATGCGTGGATCGCTTATCAAACCGCTTATTTAAAAGCGCATTATCCAGCAGAATATATGGCTGCGGTACTTTCAAATAACATGAGCGACATCAAGCAGGTTACCTTCTTCATGGAAGAATGTAAACGAATGAAACTTAAAGTGCTTGGGCCCGATGTAAATGAATCGTTTCATAAGTTCTCTGTTAATAAAGAAAATGCCGTCCGATTTGGGATGGGTGCTGTAAAAGGAGTTGGCTCTGGCGCCGTGGCCACTATAGTAGAAAATAGAAAAACAGAGCAGGGGCCCTATAAGTCCATTTTTGATATGGCCAAACGATTGGATCTCCGCGCGGCCAATAAAAAAGCCTTGGAAAATTTGGCACTTGCTGGAGGATTTGATGGCTTTGGAAATCATAGGGCACAGTATTTCCATGATGAAGGAGACGGGATTACCTTTTTGGAGAAGGTGATTAAATATGCTGTGAAATTTCAGGAGAACGAAAACTCTTCACAGGTAAGTTTATTTGGGGAAGCCAGTGATGTGCAGATCCCGGAACCAGTGGTGCCCCCTTGCGAAGAATGGGGAGGAATAGGAAAGCTGAAAAGGGAGAAAGAAGTGGTGGGGATTTATATTTCCGGCCATCCTTTAGATGATTTTAAATCTGAAATTCATTATTTCTGTAATTCCAAGGTATCCGATTTCAAGGAGCAGGAAAAATATGTGAACAGTGAGCTTTCCTTTGGGGGAGTGATTTCAGAAGTACAGCATAGAACCTCTAAAATGGGTAAAGGTTGGGCTGCTTTTTCTGTAGAAGATTACTGGGATTCCTACGAATTCAGGATATTTGGTGAAGAGTATTTAAAATATCAGCATTTTTTGGTGCCCAACGCATTTGTGTACATCAAGGCCTTTATTAAGGAAGGCTGGACCAATAAAGATACAGGTAGTAAAGGGGAGCCAAGAATTCAGTTCAATAATTTTCAGTTGTTGCATGATATCATGGATATCTATGCTAGAAAACTTACCATTCAATTGGATATAAATGAGTTGAAAGAAGAGAATATAGATTCGCTAAAGGATATTTTTCGGACTCATAAAGGAGATCATAACTTGCATTTTATAATTTATGAAATGAAAGAGCTTATAAAACTGAACTTGACAAGCAGGAAGCAAAAAGTAAAGATATCCCAAGAATTGCTGAACGCTTTGGAAGAGGAACAGGTGAAATATAAATTGAATTAA